From the Pomacea canaliculata isolate SZHN2017 linkage group LG4, ASM307304v1, whole genome shotgun sequence genome, one window contains:
- the LOC112562970 gene encoding ras-related protein Rab-18-like, with protein MARYDYTLKIILLGDFTVNKGALMRSLGELTPTREVWCLEPRRMGLLEMVFVRPDDRKVRAKIQETGGQERFRSVTSSFYRGAHGCLLLFDVTKKATFDGISDWLQELKNQDHWEEMVMALAGCNCHVTGNQRQVTLSIAQEFANHLGLPYEEISVEHIYTFVDLLEKIIDKILLNASRIPTLSTSILPLEQKMEDKSKEESKGKCGC; from the exons ATGGCTCGCTACGACTACACCTTGAAGATTATTTTGCTGGGGGATTTCACAGTCAACAAAGGGGCGCTAATGCGTTCGCTGGGGGAGCTGACCCCCACCCGGGAGGTGTGGTGTCTGGAACCGCGCAGAATGGGACTTCTGGAAATGGTGTTTGTGCGCCCTGACGACAGAAAAGTCAGAGCAAAAATTCAAGAAACGGGAG GACAAGAACGCTTTCGAAGTGTCACATCATCCTTCTACAGAGGAGCCCACGGTTGTCTACTTTTGTTCGATGTCACCAAAAAAGCAACTTTCGACGGTATTTCTGATTG GCTGCAGGAACTGAAAAATCAAGACCATTGGGAAGAAATGGTGATGGCGCTGGCCGGCTGcaattgtcacgtgactggaaaTCAGCGTCAGGTGACTTTATCAATAGCTCAAGAATTCGCCAATCACTTGGGACTGCCTTACGAGGAAATCAGCGTTGAACACATCTACACTTTTGTCGACCTCCTGGAAAAGATCATCGACAAGATCCTTCTGAACGCCTCTCGCATTCCAACACTATCCACCTCCATCTTGCCGCTGGAGCAGAAAATGGAGGACAAATCGAAAGAAGAGTCCAAAGGAAAGTGTGGGTGCTGA
- the LOC112561745 gene encoding myelin P2 protein-like, translated as MVEEIKEKFSGKWKLDHSDNFDGFMTAMGVNFLIRKMAGMARPENDIHVEDDGTIVISTSSTFMKNEQKFKLGEEFEEINNFTKTKFKNMPTYENGCLRIVPTPVDPVNTPYPEYAERELTDTGDMCLTLKVGDVICKRYFKKIDS; from the exons ATGGTTgaggaaattaaagaaaaattcagcGGAAAGTGGAAGTTAGACCACAGCGATAACTTTGATGGATTTATGACAGCGATGg GTGTAAACTTTCTAATACGTAAGATGGCAGGGATGGCCAGGCCAGAAAATGACATTCACGTTGAAGATGATGGGACTATTGTCATATCCACGAGCAGCACGTTtatgaaaaatgaacaaaagttcAAGCTAGGGGAAGAATTTGAAGAGATCAACAATTTCACAAAGACGAAATTTAAG AATATGCCAACCTATGAGAATGGTTGCTTGAGGATTGTCCCAACACCAGTAGATCCAGTGAATACCCCGTATCCAGAATATGCTGAACGTGAGCTAACAGATACTGGAGATATGTGTTTG ACTCTGAAAGTGGGTGATGTGATCTGCAAGCGCTACTTCAAGAAGATTGACAGCTAA
- the LOC112561743 gene encoding carbohydrate sulfotransferase 15-like encodes MKERHKFICWNQHTVMGWSRTRMTVLLAALAGASIVLSLQWSHLQFVPGPEKERHERGKAGQFLETAVYNGKRSEGKPQTLLYPVNKDKALPIEEFVGDRPLFKACITNIKALPSSPSYRDGFVGPFLYISQSKNPCWWRMTNNTSRQLNCVPYFFLAGVSKSGSTDIFFRLMEHPQIVQPKIKELRWFDIRRYTKDEFSFNWYVSNFEEAARNISRDIEGNGYSLKIIGDGSPTYFWRNYFWNRYPGNEGCTEPRIVVPSMIHHLVPQAKIIISLRNPIHSIYSKYLTLADKGIQCSPKHFHNLTVGHIQRYYNCFQKYGVRSCVYNISLSSHSMLRLEKGIYVVFLVDWLRIFPQQQIHVVRFEDYIKNIPRHLSSMFEFLEIAPMPEYALQELSSRPVSNRGRHYSVGAMLPATEKLLQKFYAPFNEQLAEVLKIKITYGEKYSHAFYFFLIGTSNTSCAICSIMP; translated from the exons ATGAAAGAGAGACACAAGTTTATTTGCTGGAATCAGCATACTG tcATGGGATGGAGCCGAACGCGCATGACCGTGTTACTGGCAGCGTTGGCAGGTGCAAGTATTGTACTGTCGCTCCAGTGGTCCCATCTGCAGTTTGTGCCTGGACCAGAAAAGGAGAGGCACGAAAGAGGCAAGGCAGGACAATTTTTAGAGACTGCAGTATATAATGGAAAACGATCTGAAGGCAAACCTCAGACATTATTGTATCCTGTGAACAA AGACAAGGCTCTTCCTATTGAAGAATTTGTAGGGGACAGACCACTGTTTAAAGCATgtattacaaatataaaagcTTTGCCATCATCTCCGTCATACAGAGATGGGTTTGTG GGGCCATTCCTCTATATCTCTCAAAGTAAGAACCCATGCTGGTGGAGAATGACAAATAATACCTCCAGACAACTGAACTGTGTCCCTTACTTTTTTTTGGCTGGTGTCAGCAAATCTGGATCAACTGATATTTTCTTTCGCCTCATGGAACACCCTCAGATAGTTCAACCAAAGATCAAAGAACTACGGTGGTTTGATATTCGCAGATACACAAAAG ACGAATTTTCCTTTAATTGGTATGTGTCCAACTTTGAAGAAGctgcaagaaatatttctagaGATATTGAGGGAAATGGCTATTCCTTAAAAATAATAG GAGATGGCTCGCCAACTTATTTTTGGCGCAATTACTTTTGGAATCGTTACCCAGGTAATGAAGGTTGCACTGAACCTCGGATTGTTGTACCATCTATGATACACCACCTTGTTCCACaggcaaaaataataattagccTCAGAAACCCCATCCACAG TATTTATTCCAAGTACCTGACACTGGCAGACAAAGGAATACAATGTTCTCCCAAGCATTTCCATAACTTGACAGTTGGGCATATCCAGCGTTACTACAACTGTTTCCAAAAGTATGGTGTTCGTAGCTGTGTTTACAACATTTCACTATCCAGTCATTCCATG CTTCGACTAGAGAAAGGGATTTATGTGGTCTTTTTGGTCGACTGGTTGAGAATATTTCCACAACAACAGATTCATGTTGTCCGATTTGAGGACTACATTAAGAATATTCCACGCCACCTGTCCAGCATGTTTGAATTTCTTGAGATTG cACCCATGCCAGAATATGCTCTCCAAGAATTATCCTCCCGTCCTGTGTCCAATCGTGGTCGCCATTACAGTGTGGGCGCTATGCTGCCTGCCACAGAAAAGTTGCTTCAGAAGTTTTATGCACCATTTAATGAGCAGCTTGCAGAAGTGTTGAAAATCAAAATTACTTATGGAGAGAAATATAgccatgcattttattttttccttattgGTACAAGCAATACCAGTTGTGCAATCTGTAGTATCATGCCTTAA